A stretch of Prunus dulcis chromosome 6, ALMONDv2, whole genome shotgun sequence DNA encodes these proteins:
- the LOC117630232 gene encoding MLO-like protein 1 translates to MGGVYMCFKLFSKNFGISSHHKGKVPLLTATDWQHLQLFIFVLATVHATFSILTILFARARIREWKHWEDSVANEYYTEEGNLAFFKQFFGSVTKADYKMVRLGFIDVILLLDHLCRGSKFNFYNYMIRVLEADFKRVVGISWYLWFYVVISLLLNVWGWHAYFWISIIPLIASVGANLPTRIFAFIQFLCSYSTLPLYAIVTQMGAKMKPAIFEEKTSQALAKWVQKAEMRKALRVAASGSNQVDPNQASMIVQFAEVQNNESAREIAPELPLREEYEGFHFEVPFETSPSRSNP, encoded by the exons ATGGGGGGTGTTTATATGTGCTTCAAGTTGTTCTCaaagaattttgggatttCATCACATCACAAG GGAAAGGTCCCATTGCTAACCGCCACTGATTGGCAGCATCTTCAGTTGTTCATCTTTGTGCTAGCTACCGTGCATGCGACTTTCTCTATCCTAACCATTCTTTTTGCAAGGGCAAGG ATTCGTGAATGGAAACATTGGGAGGATTCTGTCGCAAATGAGTACTATACAGAAGAAGGCAAT CTGGCATTTTTCAAGCAATTCTTTGGGTCTGTGACAAAAGCAGATTATAAGATGGTGAGGCTAGGATTCATTGAT GTAATTCTTCTGTTGGACCATTTATGCAGAGGTTCAAAGTTTAATTTCTACAATTACATGATCCGTGTCCTTGAAGCAGATTTTAAGAGAGTCGTTGGAATAAG TTGGTATCTTTGGTTCTATGTGGTCATCTCCTTGTTGCTGAACGTCTGGG GTTGGCATGCCTATTTCTGGATCTCAATTATTCCCCTCATTGCAagtgtgggagcaaatttgcccacgagaatattcg CATTCATTCAGTTCCTCTGCAGTTACAGCACCTTACCATTGTACGCAATTGTCACACAG ATGGGAGCTAAGATGAAGCCGgcaatatttgaagaaaaaacaagtcAAGCCCTTGCTAAGTGGGTTCAGAAGGCAGAAATGCGAAAGGCGTTGAGAGTAGCTGCTAGTGGTTCTAACCAAGTAGATCCCAATCAGGCTTCTATGATAGTTCAATTCGCTGAAGTACAAAATAATGAGTCTGCAAGAGAAATTGCGCCTGAATTGCCACTTAGGGAAGAATATGAAGGTTTTCATTTTGAGGTACCTTTTGAAACCTCACCCTCGCGCTCAAACCCATAG